One genomic window of Pocillopora verrucosa isolate sample1 chromosome 8, ASM3666991v2, whole genome shotgun sequence includes the following:
- the LOC131790992 gene encoding GATOR1 complex protein NPRL3 yields MDLCDPVSIILVTAGSRGQSLLFRYPYLPPSRTERREKEIPKNRFALGKVEESTDVRNFSGIKDGYLIGFSDSTLANILSPKSNACGKKFELKIDEVLFVGHPTLAYERQDREFKRSDTSSRKDDVMMKLFNVVFVLQASVEPSVVHCYHDLSKRIAIALRHEEIRCRYLSSEREIILSVHDEMSAMPEDCAESPFKHILPKSKLARDLKDVFKSLCASGIVRLKINGWVNVSFCLPHKVHYLNQGTIHIKPEAIHKSLAVIRPYHTLLFLVDERYLLASLAGDCSPAITRLVKMASPLKSFQTLSQDTDIPLSQVFAIAAHLVYWGMATIIYPLCESNVYVVAPNSSTSVSSPLVEEFTSRFPGMSFHNVLSEFSLPAPLSQHNNPLGLPQQKAEPAQMVVWMLQRRLLIQLHAYVFLVPNVQSEKRSSGQSGGLGLGGRRVHRIFGNNIPDGPSSFDADQQEPAENEGHSELGGELKGLSRSERKSVLQVAAARDPDDLKLFTRLIPYFRGNHHLEEVMYYENLTRSQLLTLIDKFRDVLFLCQHEDPVTLYFYNR; encoded by the exons ATGGATCTGTGTGATCCTGTTAGCATTATATTAGTGACAGCCGGTAGTAGAGGACAGAGTCTATTATTTCGTTATCCATATTTACCGCCTTCCCGGACTGAGAGGAGAGAAAAAG AAATCCCTAAGAATCGTTTCGCCTTGGGTAAAGTCGAAGAGAGTACGGACGTAAG aaatttttcCGGAATCAAAGATGGTTATCTCATTGG ATTTTCTGACAGCACACTAGCAAATATTTTGTCACCAAAATCTAATGCATGTGGCAAGAAATTTGAGCTGAAGATTGATGAAGTGTTATTTGTGGGCCATCCAACACTGGCTTATGAAAGACAAGACAGAGAATTCAAG agAAGTGATACCTCATCTAGGAAGGATGATGTCATGATGAAACTGTTCAATGTTGTCTTTGTACTCCAG gcAAGTGTAGAACCTTCTGTTGTTCACTGTTACCATGACTTATCCAAGAGAATAGCAATTGCCCTAAGGCATGAAGAGATAAG ATGTAGATATTTGAGCTCTGAAAGGGAAATTATACTTTCTGTTCATGACGAAATGTCAGCCATGCCTGAAG ACTGCGCAGAATCACCATTTAAACACATCCTCCCCAAGAGCAAGCTGGCAAGGGacttaaaagatgtttttaagaG TTTATGTGCATCTGGAATTGTAAGGCTGAAGATCAATGGCTGGGTGAATGTTAGCTTTTGCCTTCCTCACAAAGTCCACTATTTGAACCAGGGAACCATTCACATCAAG cctgAAGCTATACACAAATCCCTTGCAGTCATCAG GCCATATCACACGCTGCTTTTTCTTGTGGACGAGAGGTATCTATTGGCCTCCCTCGCAGGGGACTGTTCCCCAGCCATCACACGACTGGTGAAAATGGCCAGTCCACTGAAAAG CTTCCAAACGTTATCACAAGACACAGATATTCCATTATCTCAG GTGTTCGCCATAGCAGCTCATCTGGTTTACTGGGGAATGGCAACTATCATCTACCCGCTCTGTGAGAGTAACGTGTATGTCGTTGCACCAAATTCCTCCACAAGCGT atCGTCGCCGCTTGTGGAAGAATTCACCTCACGTTTTCCAGGGATGTCTTTTCACAATGTGCTTTCGGAGTTTTCTTTACCCGCTCCTCTGAGCCAACACAATAATCCACTAGGCCTGCCACAGCAAAAG GCAGAACCTGCCCAAATGGTTGTGTGGATGTTACAACGAAGGCTCTTAATACAG TTGCACGCCTATGTGTTCCTAGTACCGAACGTCCAATCTGAGAAGAGGTCCAGCGGCCAAAGTGGAGGCCTGGGTCTAGGGGGACGAAGGGTTCATCGGATATTTGGAAACAATATCCCAGATGGTCCATCGTCTTTTGACGCTGACCAGCAGGAGCCCGCTGAAAATGAAGGGCATTCAGAGTTAGGAGGTGAACTGAAGGGTCTGTCGCGCTCAGAGAGGAAAAGCGTGCTTCAAGTTGCTGCGGCACGTGACCCGGATGACTTAAAGCTATTTACCAG